In Paracoccus sp. N5, the DNA window CAGCAGCAGCGACAAAAGGAATCCCACCGTGCCGGTCGCCAGCGCCGCCGCCTGCGCGGCCGGGGCCGAGGGCGCGCGGATCACCAGCCGCCAATCCGCCCCCGGCACCGGCAGCTCGGCCCCGACCTCGCCCGCCGCCTGGGCCGGCAGCGGGCCGAAGCGCAGCGCGGGTCGGCTGGACAGGATCACCTGCCCGGCCGCGTCGGTGACCATGATCCTCTCGCCGGCCTGGGCCCAGTTCTGCTCGGTGCGGTCGAACTCGACCTTGACCACCACCACGCCGCTCGGCCGGCCGTTCACCAGGACGTCGTGGGACAGATACAGGCCCGGCCGCTTGCTGACCGTGCCAAGCGCGAATTGCGTCGCCTCGCCCCGCAGCAGGGCCTGGCTGAAATAGTCGCGAAAGCCGTAGTTCGAGCCGACGAAACTGGCCGGCTCGTCCCAGTTCGAGGCGGCGATGGCCAGCCCCTCGCGGTCCAGGAGATAGATCACCGCGCTGTCGGTATCGGCGCGCAGCCGCTCCAGCTTGCGCGAGGCGCGCGCCACGGTCCCGGCGCCCGGCGCCGCCAGGGCGTCCCGCATCAGGCTGTCGTCGGCCAGCACCACCGCCACCGCGCGCTGCTTGGCGAGCACGCTTTCCAGCGCCTGCACCCGGCTGCGCGCCGTCACCTCGAGCTGCTGGTGCAACTCGCGCAGCGCATCGTCGCGCACCGTGACGAAGGTCAGCGCCAGAACCGCCAGTGCCCCCGCCAGAATGGCAAGCACCAGCGCCAGCCGCCGCATCCGCGCCGAATCAGCCATGCCTGCCTTTCCTCCCGGCCCTGTGTGGAATCCCACACTAGCACGGCGGGGCTGTGCGGAAAACCACACAGATTGCGACCCCGGGCCCCAGCAAAAACCCATGATTCCAACGCATTGCTGTCATGCGCCCGGCTTTTGGGCGCCACCGCCCGCCGCTTTATCATGGCTGTCACATACCCGTCATTCGCAGGTCGGAGGAGGCCCCATGCAAATCGACACCTCGGCAGCGCCGGCCGTTCACGCGCCGCGCCCGTTCTATCGCCACCTGTATTTCCAGGTGCTGATCGCCATCGCCGCCGGCGCGCTGATCGGCCATTTCTATCCCCAGACCGGCGAGGCGCTGAAGCCCCTGGGCGACGCCTTCATCAAGCTGGTCAAGATGATCATCGCCCCGGTCATCTTTCTGACCATCGTCACCGGCCTTGCTGGCATGGGCACGCTGAAGGGCGTGGGCTCGGTCGTCGGCAAGGCCTTCGGCTATTTCCTGACCTTCTCGACGCTGGCGCTGATCGTCGGGCTGATCACGGCGAACGTCATCCAGCCCGGCGCCGGCATGAACATCGACCCGGCTTCGCTGGATGCCAGCAAGGTCGCCGACTATGCCGCCAAGGCGCATGAGACCTCGCTGACCGGCTTCGTCATGGACATCATCCCGACCACGATGACCTCGGCCTTCGTCGAGGGCAACATCCTGCAGGTGCTGTTCATCGCCATCCTGTTCGGCATCGGCCTGATCCTGATCGGCGACAAGGGCAAGCCGGTCGTGGCGCTGTTCGAGGCGATCAGCCATGCCGTGTTCCGCATGGTGGACATCCTGATGAAGGCCGCGCCCATCGGCGCCTTCGGGGCCTTCGCCTTCACCATCGGCAAATACGGCATCGCCTCGGTGGTGAACCTGGCGACGCTGGTCGGCACCTTCTACCTGACCGCGGCGCTGTTCATCGTGGTGATCCTGGGCACGGTCTGCCTGCTGAACGGCTTCTCGATCTTCCGGCTGATCTCCTATCTCAAGACCGAGCTGCTGCTGGTGCTGGGCACCTCGTCGTCGGAATCGGCGCTGCCTTCGCTGATGGAGAAGATGGAGAAGGCGGGCTGCAAGCGCTCGGTCGTCGGCCTGGTCGTGCCGACCGGCTACAGCTTCAACCTGGACGGCACCAACATCTACATGACGCTGGCGGCGCTGTTCATCGCCCAGGCCACCAACACCGACCTGTCGCTGCAACAGCAGGTGCTGCTGCTGCTGGTCGCCATGCTGTCCTCGAAGGGCGCGGCGGGCGTCACCGGGGCGGGCTTCATCACCTTGGCCGCGACGCTGTCGGTGGTGCCGACGGTGCCGGTCGCCGGCATGGCGCTGATCCTGGGCGTGGACCGCTTCATGTCGGAATGCCGCTCGATCACCAATTTCATCGGCAATGCCGTCGCCACCGTCGTCGTCAGCCGCTGGGAAGGCGCCCTGGACCGCGAGCAGTTCGACCGCGCCCTGAACGGCGAGGCTACCGGCGCGGCCCGCCCGGTCCGCGACCTGCATCCGGCCCCCGCCGGCCTGCAACTGAACGAGGCCAGCGCCGACTGAAGGCGCCAGGACCAAGGCCCCGGGCCGGCGTGCTGGAGACGGCGCGCCGGCCTTTCCTGTCGCCTCAGCCGTGCAGGATGCGATAGGCGGCCTCGCGCAGAACGCCCGCCACCTCGGGATGCACCACCGCCGCCCGGTCCTGATAGGCGCGCGCGGTCTCCTGCTCGCGTCCGGGCCGCAACAGCGGCGTGCTGAGCAGCAGGTCCATCAGAAAGGCCCGCATCGCATCCCTGTCGCCGTCTTCCGCCTTCATCGCTTCCTCCCATGCCTTGGCCCCATCTTGGCCCGGCCCGGCGGCGATGGGCAGGCGAAGAAACCGCAAGGCTATTTCAAGCGTTGCTGCACAATCGCCGGTTCCCGGGCGCGATAAGGCGCTGGCCCTGCCGGCCGGTCTGCGGCAGCATCGCCGCCACGCAAGAACGGGGAAACAGCCATGACCAAGACCATTCTCGGCCTCAGCGGCAGCCTGCGCCGCGCCTCCTTCAACAGCGGGCTGCTGCGCGCCGCCGCGGAAGCCGCGCCCGAGGGCACGACGATCCGGATCGGCTCGATCCGCGAGGTGCCGCTTTACGACGGCGACCTGGAATCCGCCTCGGGCCTGCCGCAGTCGGTGCAGGCGCTTCAGGCCCAGCTTGCCGCCGCCGACGGGCTGCTGCTGGTGACGCCGGAATACAACAACGGCGTGCCGGGCGTGTTCAAGAACGCCATCGACTGGATGTCGCGCGGCGACGGGCTGGGCATGTTCGTCGGCAAGCCGGTGGCGCTGATCGGCGCCTCGCCCGGCGGCTTCGGCACGATCCTGGCGCAGAGCCACTGGCTGCCGGTGCTGCGCACGCTGAAGACGCGGCTGTGGACCGAGGGCCGGCTGATGGTCTCGCGCGCGGGCAGCGTCTTCGACGACCAGGGCAACCTGACCGACGACAAGACGCGCGGGCAGCTGCGCGACTATCTGGCCGGCTTCGCGGCCAGCCTCTAGGGCGCCTCGCCGGGCTGCGTGGTGAATAGCGGCGCCCATTCGGGATGCCGGGCATATTGGCCGCGCACGAAGGGGCAGCGCGGGACGATGCGAAAGCCGTTCTCGCGCGCGTCCTGCAGCATGTAGTCCAGCAGCGCCCGCGCCACGCCCTTGCCGGCCATGCTGTCCGGAACGCCGGTATGGTCGGCGCTGATGACGCCCGGGCCTTCGACGGTGAAGGTGATCTCGCCCTCGCCCGCGATACCGGGAATGCGGGCGACATAGCGGCCCGGCTCCTTGCCCAGCTGGATTCCGTCCGCGCCGCTCATCCCGAGACGCCCGGGGCGAAGGTCTTGCGGAACCAGTCCTGGATCAGCAGCTTGTCATGGATGAAGCGGCGGCTGTCGCCCTTGCCGCGCGGATCCCACAGGTAGTTCATGTCGTGAAGCCGCGCGTCGCCCTGGCGGATCACCTTGCCGCCCTGTTCCAGCTGCCAGCGCATGTGGATGCGCGGCGGCGTGGTGTCGCGCAGGAAGCGCACGTCCTGCCAGTCGGTGCGCCACGGCTCGAAATCGCCGGCCAGGTCCATCTCCAGCACCTCGATCCGCAGGCTCTGCCCGCTGGGCAGGTAGCGCGCGCCCAGTTCGGCAAACCAGCGATCGAACTCGGCCAAGGC includes these proteins:
- a CDS encoding dicarboxylate/amino acid:cation symporter yields the protein MQIDTSAAPAVHAPRPFYRHLYFQVLIAIAAGALIGHFYPQTGEALKPLGDAFIKLVKMIIAPVIFLTIVTGLAGMGTLKGVGSVVGKAFGYFLTFSTLALIVGLITANVIQPGAGMNIDPASLDASKVADYAAKAHETSLTGFVMDIIPTTMTSAFVEGNILQVLFIAILFGIGLILIGDKGKPVVALFEAISHAVFRMVDILMKAAPIGAFGAFAFTIGKYGIASVVNLATLVGTFYLTAALFIVVILGTVCLLNGFSIFRLISYLKTELLLVLGTSSSESALPSLMEKMEKAGCKRSVVGLVVPTGYSFNLDGTNIYMTLAALFIAQATNTDLSLQQQVLLLLVAMLSSKGAAGVTGAGFITLAATLSVVPTVPVAGMALILGVDRFMSECRSITNFIGNAVATVVVSRWEGALDREQFDRALNGEATGAARPVRDLHPAPAGLQLNEASAD
- a CDS encoding NADPH-dependent FMN reductase codes for the protein MTKTILGLSGSLRRASFNSGLLRAAAEAAPEGTTIRIGSIREVPLYDGDLESASGLPQSVQALQAQLAAADGLLLVTPEYNNGVPGVFKNAIDWMSRGDGLGMFVGKPVALIGASPGGFGTILAQSHWLPVLRTLKTRLWTEGRLMVSRAGSVFDDQGNLTDDKTRGQLRDYLAGFAASL
- a CDS encoding GNAT family N-acetyltransferase, whose product is MSGADGIQLGKEPGRYVARIPGIAGEGEITFTVEGPGVISADHTGVPDSMAGKGVARALLDYMLQDARENGFRIVPRCPFVRGQYARHPEWAPLFTTQPGEAP
- a CDS encoding DUF3016 domain-containing protein — translated: MRGAVAKTLGLTMMLAMAAPVAALAAGPVGVTYVAPETFRDREFRQAASRASALAEFDRWFAELGARYLPSGQSLRIEVLEMDLAGDFEPWRTDWQDVRFLRDTTPPRIHMRWQLEQGGKVIRQGDARLHDMNYLWDPRGKGDSRRFIHDKLLIQDWFRKTFAPGVSG